The Virgibacillus dokdonensis genome includes a window with the following:
- a CDS encoding helix-turn-helix domain-containing protein produces MDTLDFLFFSKRKKGQYIPSHNHNCCELVYYFASGKTEIDSTEYTFYENNFALISPNTNHDEIHFVDADVLYIGFYTENEIILEKNGVFQDSRDWVIRECLVKMREEFVQEQSGFSKMLHLLVGKLVIHLQRLIGKTKKYMDHTDDRMQYVRNYMEEYFQQKLTNEILANIAGYSYDHFRHLFKEKFSMTPQRYLYLKRMEFAKACLIHDPSKLISDIALEAGFSNDSQFCSMFKRETGMTPKMYREEQNKV; encoded by the coding sequence TTGGATACATTGGATTTTTTGTTTTTTTCTAAACGTAAAAAGGGACAATATATACCTAGTCATAACCATAATTGTTGTGAGTTAGTCTATTATTTTGCAAGTGGTAAAACAGAAATCGATTCAACGGAGTATACTTTTTATGAGAATAATTTTGCCCTTATTTCTCCTAATACCAATCATGATGAAATACATTTTGTTGATGCTGACGTACTGTATATTGGTTTTTATACCGAAAACGAGATAATACTAGAAAAGAATGGTGTATTTCAAGACAGCAGGGATTGGGTTATTAGAGAGTGTTTAGTTAAGATGAGAGAGGAGTTTGTACAAGAACAAAGTGGATTTTCAAAAATGCTTCATTTATTAGTAGGAAAGCTCGTTATCCATTTACAGAGGTTAATTGGTAAAACTAAAAAGTATATGGATCATACAGATGATAGAATGCAGTATGTTCGTAATTATATGGAAGAATATTTTCAGCAAAAGCTGACCAATGAAATTTTAGCCAATATTGCTGGATATAGTTATGATCATTTTCGACATTTATTTAAAGAAAAATTTAGCATGACGCCACAGCGATATTTGTATTTAAAAAGAATGGAATTTGCAAAAGCATGCCTTATTCATGATCCATCGAAGTTAATTTCCGATATAGCTTTGGAGGCAGGATTCTCTAATGACTCCCAATTTTGCAGTATGTTTAAACGAGAAACTGGTATGACCCCTAAAATGTATCGTGAAGAACAAAATAAAGTGTAG
- a CDS encoding NupC/NupG family nucleoside CNT transporter translates to MNVLWGLAGIAVLGLLAWSISMDKKAINYRTVISAFALQILFGFVVLKWDWGQKILTKMADFVEKIIGSSQSGIDFLFGDLLPDNGFVFAIQVLPVIIFFSSLVSVLYHLKVMQGFIKLIGGALMKILKTSKLESTASASNIFLGPYESALVIKPYVKSLTKSELFAVMVCGMATVAGSVFAGYAALGIPVDYLLTAALMAAPSGLLFAKIIVPETKNKADKKANVTTEITTKNVFDAAATGASDGMKLALTIAAMLIAFTSLIALVNILIDPIGNLLGIQDLSLEFLFGYLFSPIAFIIGIPFDEIIGGGYFIAIKFTVNEFVAFTEFSTEMSSFSDKSVAIISFALCGFANIAGIAGAIGGLGGIAPNRRTEISQLGVRALAAATLANLSNAAIAGMFIV, encoded by the coding sequence ATGAATGTTTTATGGGGACTTGCTGGAATTGCAGTACTCGGTTTACTTGCATGGTCAATATCTATGGATAAAAAAGCAATTAATTATCGCACTGTAATAAGCGCCTTCGCTCTTCAAATTCTTTTCGGCTTCGTCGTTTTAAAATGGGATTGGGGACAAAAAATTCTAACAAAGATGGCTGATTTTGTTGAAAAGATTATAGGATCTTCCCAATCAGGAATAGACTTTTTATTTGGAGACCTTCTACCAGATAATGGATTTGTCTTTGCCATTCAAGTACTTCCAGTAATTATTTTCTTTTCTTCTTTGGTATCTGTCTTATACCACTTAAAAGTGATGCAAGGATTTATTAAATTAATTGGTGGTGCATTAATGAAGATACTGAAAACTAGTAAACTTGAATCAACAGCCTCTGCATCAAATATATTTTTAGGTCCGTATGAATCAGCTCTTGTAATTAAACCTTATGTTAAGAGCTTAACAAAGTCGGAACTATTTGCCGTTATGGTTTGTGGAATGGCTACTGTAGCTGGATCTGTATTTGCTGGATATGCGGCACTAGGAATACCAGTGGACTATTTGCTCACAGCTGCACTTATGGCAGCACCTTCCGGATTACTATTTGCCAAAATCATCGTTCCTGAAACTAAAAATAAAGCAGACAAAAAGGCTAATGTTACAACTGAAATTACCACTAAAAATGTTTTTGATGCCGCTGCTACTGGAGCAAGTGACGGTATGAAGCTCGCCTTAACTATTGCAGCCATGCTAATAGCTTTTACATCTTTAATAGCTTTAGTAAATATTTTAATTGACCCTATTGGTAACTTATTAGGCATCCAAGATTTATCTTTAGAATTTCTATTTGGATATTTGTTTTCGCCAATAGCTTTCATCATAGGTATACCATTTGATGAAATTATTGGTGGTGGTTATTTTATTGCTATTAAGTTTACTGTGAATGAATTTGTTGCTTTCACAGAATTTTCAACGGAAATGAGTAGTTTTTCAGATAAATCCGTTGCTATCATTAGCTTTGCACTATGCGGATTTGCAAATATAGCTGGTATTGCGGGCGCTATCGGTGGTTTAGGTGGAATAGCTCCAAACCGAAGAACTGAAATTTCACAACTTGGAGTCCGTGCATTAGCTGCCGCAACATTAGCTAATTTATCAAATGCAGCCATTGCTGGGATGTTTATTGTATAA
- a CDS encoding nucleoside hydrolase: MMQNRLIIDTDIGSDIDDAMALALAMKSKEIIIEGITTVYGNAELRARITKKLLQLGNQKNIKVFAGVSQSLLFNRDIWMAGHEGEGILTEDEHIEYDSGHAVDFIIQTIMKNPGEITLIAIGPLTNIATAIIREPSIVKNVKEIIIMGGVTRLGDNSLTLPINEHNIRCDPEAASIVFSSKAPICMVGLDVTYKVTFTKFHRDQLENSKTPLNLALVNQLDRWFAFIKEDITKMHDPLTVSIAINRDIVKTEKAKVHVEYDHRQMTGTTIAIPDKSGNVEICLDVDSRRFNNILLRRLLDE; this comes from the coding sequence ATGATGCAAAACAGATTAATTATTGATACAGATATTGGGAGTGACATTGATGATGCAATGGCTTTAGCACTTGCTATGAAGTCAAAAGAAATAATAATCGAAGGAATTACAACAGTGTATGGCAATGCGGAGCTTAGAGCTAGAATTACAAAAAAATTATTGCAACTAGGAAACCAAAAGAATATTAAAGTATTTGCAGGTGTTAGCCAATCATTACTGTTTAATCGTGATATTTGGATGGCTGGTCACGAAGGAGAGGGTATTCTGACTGAAGATGAGCACATTGAATACGACAGTGGCCATGCAGTCGATTTTATTATTCAAACAATAATGAAAAACCCTGGAGAAATAACACTTATAGCAATTGGTCCGTTAACAAATATTGCCACTGCTATTATTCGTGAACCAAGCATCGTAAAAAACGTAAAAGAAATAATTATAATGGGAGGTGTTACTAGGCTTGGCGACAATTCTCTAACTCTCCCAATAAATGAGCACAATATTAGGTGCGATCCAGAAGCTGCATCCATTGTATTCAGTAGTAAAGCGCCTATTTGTATGGTCGGATTAGATGTAACATATAAAGTGACTTTCACAAAGTTTCATAGAGACCAACTAGAAAATTCGAAAACACCTCTTAATTTAGCACTTGTTAATCAACTGGATCGTTGGTTTGCTTTTATTAAGGAAGATATAACTAAAATGCACGACCCGTTAACCGTTTCTATTGCCATTAATAGAGATATTGTCAAAACAGAAAAAGCGAAAGTTCATGTTGAGTACGATCATCGCCAAATGACTGGAACAACAATTGCCATACCAGACAAAAGTGGTAATGTAGAAATTTGTCTAGATGTGGATAGCCGACGATTTAATAATATTTTATTACGTCGACTATTAGATGAATAA
- the hpf gene encoding ribosome hibernation-promoting factor, HPF/YfiA family — MNFNIRGENLEVTGAIRDYVEKKIGKLERYFDAPLASDVHVNLSVYNDEQRIEVTIPMTNLLLRGEVQHVDLYAAIDLVVDKLERQIRKHKTKVNRKFRQKGSPKHVFAELEKDALNGEQEEESSDIEIVRTKRFDLKPMDSEEAVLQMDMLGHSFYVFENAVNGETNVVYRRKDGKYGLIEPNA; from the coding sequence ATGAATTTTAACATACGTGGTGAAAATCTTGAGGTAACAGGAGCTATACGTGATTACGTGGAGAAGAAGATAGGTAAGTTAGAAAGGTATTTTGATGCTCCACTAGCTTCTGATGTACATGTGAATTTAAGTGTCTATAATGATGAACAAAGGATTGAAGTGACGATCCCGATGACTAATTTATTATTGCGCGGTGAGGTACAACATGTTGATCTTTACGCTGCTATTGACTTAGTTGTCGATAAACTTGAGAGGCAAATTAGAAAACATAAAACAAAAGTAAATAGAAAGTTTAGACAAAAAGGATCTCCTAAGCATGTTTTTGCAGAATTAGAAAAAGACGCTTTAAATGGAGAGCAAGAAGAAGAGTCTTCTGATATAGAAATTGTGCGAACAAAACGATTCGACCTTAAACCAATGGATTCTGAAGAAGCGGTACTACAAATGGATATGCTCGGTCATTCTTTCTACGTTTTTGAAAACGCTGTAAATGGTGAAACAAATGTTGTTTACCGAAGAAAAGATGGAAAGTACGGGTTAATTGAACCAAACGCATAA
- a CDS encoding flagellar protein FliT, with the protein MMNRLTSFYDTTQHLHDLLQQEIDPKERESIISKVNDLIEERGEQMKSLKPPFSEEEKATAKKIMQLNKLIEQEMLLLFDNLKVELRQMKKQKQSNRKYIHPYETIQSRDGIYLDRKK; encoded by the coding sequence GTGATGAATCGGTTAACTTCCTTCTATGATACTACCCAACATTTACATGATCTTCTTCAACAGGAAATAGACCCAAAGGAACGCGAATCGATCATCTCAAAAGTAAATGACTTGATTGAAGAACGTGGTGAACAAATGAAATCACTAAAACCGCCTTTTTCAGAGGAAGAAAAAGCTACAGCAAAAAAAATTATGCAATTAAATAAGTTAATTGAACAAGAAATGCTGTTACTGTTTGATAATTTGAAAGTAGAATTGCGCCAAATGAAAAAACAAAAACAATCCAACCGAAAGTATATTCATCCATATGAAACGATACAATCACGGGATGGAATCTATTTAGATCGGAAAAAATAA
- the fliS gene encoding flagellar export chaperone FliS, translated as MSFYKQHQVYQNNAVNTASPSELTLMLYNGCIKFIKQAMKDIDGDQFEAKNKNIQKAQNIILELMVTLDMEVDISSQFMSLYEYMHHRLTEANTQNDRAALEEVLSFVIEFRDTWKQVILQTRKKQYSKGAQV; from the coding sequence ATGTCTTTTTATAAGCAACATCAGGTTTACCAAAATAACGCAGTAAATACAGCGTCACCTTCAGAGTTAACGTTAATGCTGTATAACGGTTGTATAAAATTTATTAAACAAGCGATGAAGGATATAGATGGAGATCAGTTTGAAGCTAAAAATAAAAATATCCAAAAGGCGCAAAATATCATTCTTGAGTTGATGGTTACGTTAGATATGGAAGTTGATATTTCCAGTCAGTTTATGTCACTTTATGAATATATGCATCACCGCTTAACAGAGGCGAACACACAAAATGATAGAGCGGCATTGGAAGAAGTTCTTAGCTTTGTTATCGAGTTTCGTGATACATGGAAGCAAGTAATTTTACAAACTAGAAAAAAACAATATTCTAAAGGTGCTCAAGTGTGA
- a CDS encoding flagellar hook-associated protein 2: protein MVMRVGGLASGMDIEAMVDKLMKAERIPLNKLEQDRTKLEWKRDAFREINSKLTELDDLMFEMRKSVAYNAKNVSSTKEGAVTATANADVANGTYQIRVNQLASTAINVSTNTVKSDVQLVEGDEIAFNTINEKGEEVPYTYTIQKGDTLTDVLKKISRDDNNVRMFYDEQTEKVIMETTRTGNYRDGAEIQFDNNSFLANVLHMDMDKESGGTNAKFEYNNSGLIMESKTNSYKINGMTLEFKQETEGKNVSLTVTNDVDASYERIMEFVDKYNEVVEALNKSQLEERHRDYPPLTAEQKKDMSENEIELWEKRAKSGLLRGDTTISNGLFNLRSSWYEKVDTGGEYTTLTQVGIETSKDYLDGGKLIVNEKELKTALRENPADVQNLFTNSDEGNSRGLIQRLEDSLETTKEQISEKAGSILTPSLESYTLGKRMKDVDDRMESLEDRIAQAEARYWNQFTAMEKAISRMNQQSAQLMSQFGGGM, encoded by the coding sequence ATGGTCATGCGCGTTGGTGGCTTAGCAAGTGGTATGGATATTGAAGCAATGGTAGATAAGTTGATGAAGGCTGAACGTATACCATTAAATAAATTAGAGCAAGATCGTACGAAATTAGAATGGAAACGAGATGCTTTTCGAGAAATCAACAGCAAGCTAACAGAGCTAGATGATTTAATGTTTGAAATGAGGAAGAGTGTGGCTTATAACGCAAAAAACGTTAGTTCAACCAAAGAAGGTGCAGTAACAGCAACTGCAAATGCGGATGTTGCCAATGGTACATATCAAATTAGAGTGAATCAATTAGCCAGTACAGCGATTAATGTAAGCACAAATACTGTAAAATCAGATGTACAGCTAGTTGAAGGTGATGAAATAGCATTTAATACGATAAATGAAAAAGGTGAAGAAGTACCATATACGTATACTATTCAAAAAGGCGATACATTAACGGACGTATTAAAAAAAATATCTCGAGATGATAATAATGTACGTATGTTTTATGATGAACAAACGGAAAAAGTAATTATGGAAACGACAAGGACAGGAAATTACCGTGATGGTGCAGAAATTCAATTTGATAATAATTCATTTTTAGCTAACGTGCTTCACATGGATATGGATAAGGAATCAGGCGGTACTAATGCGAAGTTTGAATACAATAATAGCGGGTTAATCATGGAATCGAAAACAAATTCCTATAAGATAAATGGAATGACATTGGAATTTAAGCAAGAGACAGAGGGTAAAAATGTCAGCCTTACTGTAACAAATGATGTGGACGCTTCCTACGAGAGAATAATGGAATTTGTTGATAAGTATAATGAAGTCGTAGAAGCGCTAAATAAATCACAGCTAGAGGAGCGTCATCGTGATTACCCACCATTAACCGCTGAACAAAAAAAGGATATGTCGGAGAACGAAATTGAACTTTGGGAAAAAAGAGCTAAAAGTGGGCTTTTACGAGGAGACACGACAATTTCTAATGGCTTATTTAATCTGCGCTCTAGCTGGTACGAAAAGGTAGATACTGGCGGAGAATATACAACTTTGACACAGGTTGGAATTGAAACATCCAAAGACTATTTAGATGGCGGAAAGCTCATAGTTAACGAAAAAGAACTGAAAACAGCACTTCGGGAAAATCCTGCTGATGTACAAAATTTATTTACTAACAGTGACGAAGGAAATTCACGTGGACTAATCCAACGTTTAGAAGATTCTCTGGAAACAACAAAAGAGCAAATCAGTGAAAAAGCTGGTAGTATTTTAACACCTTCATTAGAAAGTTATACATTGGGGAAACGAATGAAAGATGTGGATGATCGGATGGAATCTCTTGAAGATCGAATTGCTCAGGCTGAAGCTCGTTACTGGAACCAATTCACAGCAATGGAAAAAGCAATTTCAAGAATGAATCAACAGTCAGCGCAATTAATGTCCCAATTCGGTGGTGGCATGTAA
- the flaG gene encoding flagellar protein FlaG, protein MRLERIGTGSHPKLQEQSNDRQAVKKETTNNDQSRADAIRPSMVVTKDKLKTAVEKWNEFIEPFRTDLRFKFHEKLNEYYVTVVNPLTDEVIKEIPPKKMLDMYADMAEYMGILIDEKI, encoded by the coding sequence ATGCGATTAGAGCGCATTGGGACCGGGTCACATCCTAAGTTACAAGAACAGAGTAACGATCGGCAAGCGGTTAAGAAGGAGACAACTAACAACGATCAAAGTCGAGCCGATGCTATTCGTCCGTCCATGGTCGTGACAAAAGATAAGCTGAAAACAGCTGTAGAAAAATGGAACGAATTTATTGAGCCGTTCCGAACAGATCTACGTTTTAAGTTTCATGAAAAGCTGAATGAATACTATGTGACAGTAGTCAATCCATTAACAGATGAAGTTATAAAAGAAATACCTCCGAAAAAAATGCTAGATATGTATGCAGATATGGCGGAATATATGGGTATATTAATCGATGAGAAAATATAA
- the csrA gene encoding carbon storage regulator CsrA produces the protein MLVLTRKRNEAIQIGEDIEIKVLGMEGDQVKIGISAPSSVDIYRKELYLDITHENNKAANIPNEIVNLLKDNT, from the coding sequence ATGCTTGTATTAACTCGTAAACGTAATGAGGCCATCCAAATCGGTGAAGATATTGAAATAAAAGTGCTTGGTATGGAAGGCGATCAAGTGAAAATCGGCATTAGTGCTCCTTCATCTGTAGATATCTATCGTAAAGAACTCTATTTAGATATCACTCATGAAAACAATAAAGCGGCAAATATTCCAAATGAAATAGTGAATCTTTTAAAAGATAATACATAG
- the fliW gene encoding flagellar assembly protein FliW produces MLIMTKYFGEMDIDFARVIHFPTGVLGFPQETEFVLIDFPKPSVFQLLQSMKEKEIAFIVINPYHMYTDYTFELDDSIVQALKLGDETDIVVLSIVTLKKPFKDSTINLQAPIIINANNWCGKQFVIKTNQYNTREPITVNDPLMAKGE; encoded by the coding sequence ATGCTTATAATGACAAAATATTTTGGAGAGATGGATATTGATTTTGCTAGGGTTATTCATTTTCCAACTGGTGTATTAGGATTTCCTCAAGAAACAGAATTTGTTTTAATTGATTTTCCTAAGCCATCTGTATTCCAATTATTACAATCCATGAAAGAAAAAGAGATAGCATTTATTGTCATTAATCCCTACCATATGTATACAGATTATACATTTGAATTGGACGACAGTATTGTACAAGCATTAAAACTGGGAGACGAAACGGATATCGTTGTATTATCGATTGTCACTCTAAAGAAGCCTTTTAAGGATAGCACGATTAATTTGCAAGCTCCGATAATTATTAATGCAAACAACTGGTGTGGAAAGCAGTTTGTAATTAAGACGAACCAATACAACACGAGAGAGCCGATTACTGTAAACGATCCTTTAATGGCGAAGGGAGAATAA
- a CDS encoding DUF6470 family protein, producing MTSQMAQIELQQTKPKQTIRQPKADISIQQPKAEVSMRTTPSKLTIDQTKAFADANLMSIFQRNDQFAREGKQAVLEGIERRAQQGTELMKIEQKGNPLISQAKMNAYTPMKRLGIAFIPSPFSVKIDYKPAELHIDVQAKKPNIEVQTNSAEHHYVPGDVLTRMKQYQDLQIEVVYPEDKVL from the coding sequence ATGACATCCCAAATGGCTCAAATTGAACTGCAACAAACGAAACCAAAACAAACAATCCGGCAACCAAAAGCAGACATATCAATTCAACAGCCTAAGGCAGAAGTGAGTATGCGGACAACTCCTAGTAAGTTAACTATTGATCAAACAAAGGCATTTGCCGATGCGAATTTAATGTCTATTTTCCAAAGAAATGATCAATTTGCAAGAGAAGGGAAACAAGCCGTTTTAGAGGGAATAGAGAGACGCGCGCAGCAAGGAACAGAACTAATGAAGATTGAGCAAAAAGGAAATCCGCTAATATCTCAAGCAAAAATGAATGCATATACACCAATGAAACGGTTAGGAATAGCTTTTATCCCTTCTCCGTTTTCAGTGAAAATAGACTATAAACCAGCAGAACTTCATATAGATGTACAAGCAAAAAAGCCAAATATTGAGGTCCAAACAAATTCAGCTGAGCATCACTATGTACCTGGAGATGTATTGACAAGAATGAAGCAATACCAAGATTTGCAGATTGAAGTCGTTTATCCTGAAGATAAGGTGTTATAA
- the flgL gene encoding flagellar hook-associated protein FlgL — MRITQSMLSNNMLRNLSNSYTKLDTYMEQVRTGKKINRPSDNPVVAMKGINYRRQENEAEQYLRNTGEAHNWMDNSDAALDQATKAMQKLRELAVKASNGTNDDEEYKSIKEEAKQLKEHLISIADTKVNGKYIFNGTDTTNSPFDQNGVFSPNTDPVNIPIAAGLELQANVDGGAVFGNGLFDTVDSFIQKLDNHDMDGIEEVIGESIEELDTGINQIIDTRAGLGARMNRLELVENRLGDQKIMATKMMSDNEDINYSEAITNLITQEFLHRAALSTGSRIIQPTLVDFLR, encoded by the coding sequence ATGAGAATTACGCAGAGTATGCTTTCAAATAACATGTTACGGAATTTGTCCAATAGCTATACGAAGTTGGATACGTATATGGAACAAGTAAGAACAGGGAAAAAAATAAATCGTCCTTCCGATAATCCAGTTGTAGCAATGAAGGGGATTAATTATCGTAGACAGGAAAATGAAGCGGAGCAGTATTTACGGAATACAGGCGAGGCACATAATTGGATGGATAACTCAGATGCAGCGCTTGATCAGGCCACAAAGGCAATGCAAAAGTTACGGGAATTAGCAGTTAAGGCAAGTAATGGAACGAATGATGATGAAGAATACAAGAGTATAAAAGAAGAAGCTAAACAATTGAAAGAGCATTTAATTAGTATAGCAGATACAAAAGTGAATGGTAAATACATATTCAATGGGACGGATACGACCAATTCACCATTTGATCAAAATGGCGTTTTTTCACCTAATACGGATCCTGTTAATATTCCTATTGCTGCTGGTTTAGAATTACAAGCTAACGTGGACGGAGGAGCTGTATTCGGTAATGGTCTATTTGATACAGTCGATTCATTTATTCAAAAGCTTGATAATCATGACATGGATGGTATTGAAGAGGTCATTGGCGAAAGTATTGAGGAACTTGATACAGGAATTAATCAAATTATTGATACAAGAGCAGGCTTGGGTGCTCGCATGAATCGTTTGGAACTCGTGGAAAATAGACTGGGTGATCAGAAAATAATGGCTACAAAAATGATGTCCGATAATGAGGATATTAATTATAGTGAAGCCATTACTAATTTAATTACGCAGGAATTTTTACATCGCGCCGCATTATCAACGGGTTCTAGAATTATCCAGCCGACCCTTGTTGATTTCTTGAGATAA
- the flgK gene encoding flagellar hook-associated protein FlgK: MSSFHGLEMAKRALFAQQSALYTTGHNISNANTKGYTRQRVNFETTTAYPAASRNRPEIPGQIGTGVEAGSVQRVRDKFLDYQFRSENSRSGFWTSKSEALSRMETVLNEPSDNGLASTMEKFWNSLQELAVNPDNSGARSVVANRGMAVAETFQHLSKSLSSHRSDLKNQIDTTVKETNSLLRQIGSLNEQISELEPHGYLPNDLYDRRDNLIDKLSSKMNIKVTYSKSSESSPKIADGIASIEVVDNTGNSFQPNVVLINGTSEQQQINEFTVEYGSDPYASVTGISVNGETVNILESNGTLGGLIDSYGHDLDGDGAIQGTYTDMLTNLDKMATEMAKEFNRVHRSGKALDGTDGIDFFVFKNGKSGAAGITVNQLIMDEPDNIAASTNETDGEGANALALSEVFTDKSLAGNPLGENTSINSFYDSLIGEMGVEAEEAKRMTENTGILKSQVEEQRMSVSSVSLDEEMSNMIKFQHAYNAAARSMTTIDEMLDRVINNMGLVGR; the protein is encoded by the coding sequence ATGAGTAGTTTTCATGGATTAGAAATGGCAAAACGGGCGCTGTTTGCGCAACAATCAGCATTATATACAACGGGACATAATATTTCCAATGCGAATACAAAAGGCTATACGAGGCAACGGGTTAATTTTGAAACGACGACTGCTTACCCTGCTGCTTCAAGAAACCGTCCTGAAATACCTGGACAAATAGGCACAGGTGTTGAAGCTGGTTCTGTTCAACGCGTACGCGATAAATTTTTAGATTATCAATTTCGGTCTGAAAATAGTAGATCAGGTTTTTGGACTTCAAAATCAGAAGCTCTTAGTAGAATGGAAACAGTATTAAATGAGCCATCTGACAACGGATTAGCAAGTACAATGGAGAAATTCTGGAATTCACTGCAAGAATTGGCGGTTAATCCTGATAATTCAGGAGCTAGGTCCGTTGTTGCAAACCGTGGCATGGCAGTAGCAGAAACTTTTCAGCATTTATCTAAATCGTTATCTTCCCATCGATCAGACTTAAAAAATCAAATCGATACAACTGTGAAAGAAACGAATTCATTATTACGACAAATTGGCAGTTTGAACGAACAAATTAGTGAGCTTGAGCCACATGGTTATTTACCTAATGATCTATACGATCGTAGAGATAACCTCATTGATAAATTATCCAGTAAAATGAATATAAAAGTCACCTACTCTAAAAGCTCTGAAAGCTCGCCAAAGATAGCCGATGGAATAGCCTCCATTGAAGTTGTAGATAACACTGGTAATTCTTTTCAACCTAATGTCGTTTTAATAAACGGAACATCTGAGCAACAGCAGATTAATGAGTTTACTGTGGAGTATGGCTCTGATCCTTATGCATCAGTAACCGGAATAAGTGTAAATGGAGAAACAGTCAATATTCTTGAATCAAATGGAACCTTAGGAGGTCTCATTGATTCTTATGGTCATGATTTAGACGGTGATGGGGCAATTCAAGGCACTTACACGGATATGTTAACAAATTTAGATAAAATGGCAACCGAAATGGCTAAGGAATTTAATCGTGTACATAGAAGTGGAAAAGCTTTGGATGGAACGGACGGTATTGATTTCTTCGTCTTTAAAAACGGTAAGAGCGGTGCTGCTGGAATTACGGTAAACCAACTTATTATGGATGAGCCAGATAACATTGCTGCAAGTACAAATGAAACGGATGGAGAAGGAGCAAATGCCTTAGCGCTTTCTGAAGTATTTACGGATAAATCATTAGCTGGAAATCCGTTAGGCGAGAATACATCGATTAATAGTTTTTATGATTCGTTAATTGGAGAAATGGGTGTAGAAGCCGAAGAAGCTAAACGGATGACAGAAAATACAGGGATCTTAAAATCGCAAGTAGAAGAACAACGGATGTCAGTGAGCAGTGTCTCCTTAGATGAAGAAATGTCTAACATGATTAAATTTCAGCATGCTTATAACGCTGCTGCACGAAGTATGACAACCATTGATGAAATGCTAGACCGTGTCATTAATAATATGGGTCTTGTTGGGAGGTAG
- a CDS encoding flagellar protein FlgN: protein MSLKTLIDILEKLLHLHVEFVDLSKTKTNVVKNGDVDTLSSIIARERKLSRKMEKVEKERQQYMATWFEVNQPQEQEQTVTTLLSQVESEKDKEQLIELTTELMRTMAQLKQQEQLNRMLIQQSLQFVHFSLDLMNPTIESMNYGTDKEKQVRSKQSLFDSKV from the coding sequence TTGAGCTTAAAAACTCTTATAGACATATTAGAAAAATTATTACATTTGCATGTAGAATTCGTCGATCTCTCAAAGACGAAAACAAACGTTGTAAAGAACGGCGATGTGGATACATTATCATCTATTATAGCTAGAGAGCGTAAACTGTCTAGAAAAATGGAGAAAGTAGAGAAAGAACGACAACAATATATGGCTACTTGGTTTGAGGTTAATCAGCCTCAGGAGCAAGAGCAAACTGTTACGACGCTTTTATCTCAAGTGGAATCTGAAAAAGACAAAGAGCAGTTAATCGAACTAACAACGGAGCTAATGAGGACAATGGCGCAGTTGAAACAACAAGAGCAATTGAACCGTATGTTAATTCAACAGTCTTTACAATTTGTTCACTTTTCTCTTGATCTAATGAATCCAACAATTGAATCAATGAATTATGGAACGGATAAGGAAAAACAAGTAAGATCTAAACAGTCTTTATTTGACTCAAAGGTTTAA
- the flgM gene encoding flagellar biosynthesis anti-sigma factor FlgM, producing MKINGPNQSDFNPYHKQQLPKQMEVKQTMKKDQLEISNEAKQLHEDNRENKTRTAKIDRLKEMIESGEYKMNYDQTAQKLIDFFTGK from the coding sequence ATGAAAATAAATGGGCCTAATCAATCTGACTTTAACCCATACCATAAACAACAACTGCCTAAACAAATGGAAGTTAAACAAACAATGAAAAAAGACCAATTAGAAATATCAAATGAAGCAAAACAGTTGCATGAGGACAATAGGGAAAATAAAACAAGAACTGCCAAAATAGATCGATTAAAAGAAATGATAGAATCTGGTGAATACAAAATGAACTATGATCAAACAGCACAGAAATTAATCGATTTCTTTACTGGAAAGTAA